The genomic region CTCGCGGCGCTGGGGGGGATCGCTGAGCCCGCGGGCGGTGGCGAACAGGGATCGCTGGAGGTCCTCCAGGCCCGCCTCCGCCAGGCCGAGCGGCGCCAGGCCGAGCTGGGGACGGTCAACCTGCGGGCGATCACCGACTACGACGCCTTCCTCGCCGAGTTCCAGGACCTGAAGGACCGGGTCGCGACCCTCGACGCAGAGAAACACGAGATCGAGCGGTTCATCGGGGAGATCGAGGCCAAGAAGAAGGAAAAGTTCCTCGCCACGATGGAAACAGTATCCGCTGAGCTTGACCGACTCTTCCAGGTCCTGTTCGGCGGCGGGGAGGCCCACCTCGCCCTCGCCGAACCGGGGAACATCGCGTCCGGGCTCCTCATCGCGGCCCGCCCACCGGGGAAGGAGCCGCGGCTGCTGGACGCGCTATCGGGGGGGGAGAAGACCCTCGTCGCGATCGCGTTCGTGCTCGCGTTGGCGGCTGGAAGGCCGGCCCCGTTCTACTTCCTCGACGAGGTGGATGCGGCCCTGGACCGGGCCAACTCCGAGCGGTTGGCGCGCCTCCTGCGGGAGTTCGCGCACCAGGCCCAGGTGGTCATGATCTCCCACAACGAGGAGGTCGTCCGCTACGCCGACCGGGTGTACGGGGTCCTCCTACGGGACGGGTCCTCGGCGGTGGTGGGGATGGAGCTAGAGCATGCCCGAGCTTGAGATCCTGGAGCCGCAGTCGTTTTCGAAGGCCGATTGGGAAAGCCTCTTTCGCGGCCTGATCGTGGACCTCGATCCATGGGCGTTCGACCTCGTGGACCTCATCGGCCGGTTCCGCGCCTACATGGCCGAGCGGGACCTCGCGTTTGCCGTGCCAGGGCGGATGGTGCTCGCGAGCTCGGTCCTTCTGCGGATGAAGTCGGAGTGGGTGAAGGAGGGAGGAGCTCCCCCCACGGTGGAGGAGGCGGTCGAGGAGGTGGCCGCCGAGCTCGCGGCGGAAGAAGCGCCCGTGTACATCGCCCCCGAGCTCAGGCTCCCCCTGCGGCGGGGGCCGCGGGGGCGGGTCACGGTAGGGGACCTCGGACGCGCCCTGCGGGCCGCCCTCGCGGCCGAACGGCGCCGGATCTCGGCCGAGCCCGAGTTCTCCCCTGACGACCTCGGGTTCGACCTCAACGAGGAGGCGTTCACCGACCGCGCCCAGAAGCTCCTCCGGGCCCTCCTTTCTCTTGTGAACGGGAACCGGGTGATCCCGTTCCACGCCGTGGCTGGCGGGGAACCCCGCGAGAAGGTGGCGCGGCTGATGGAGCTCCTCCACCTCGACGCGGAGGGCAAGGTGCGGCTGGTCCAGGAGGAGTTCCTCGGGGAGATCCTCATCGAGGTCCCGGATGGAAGCCAAAGCCCTCGTTGAGGCGGCCCTGTTCGTGGCCGACCGGCCGCTATCCCTTGCGCGGCTGGCGGAGGCGCTGCGCCTCTCCGAGGAAGCGGTGGGCCGGCTGATCCAGACCCTGGCCGACGAGTACGCCGCCCCGGATCGGGGGATGGAGCTCGGGCACGAGGGCGGGGGGTACGTGCTGCGGGTGAAGGGCGAGCTCGCCTCCATCGTCCGGCCGTTCGCTCCCCACCAGGACATCCCCGAACAAACCCTGCGCACCCTCGCCGTGATCGCCTACCATGCGCCGGTGCTCCAGTCCCAGGTCGTCAAGATGCGCGGCCAGCGCGCCTACGGCCACATCGGGGAGCTCGTTGCCCGCGGGTTCGTGGAGGCGCGGGACCAGGGGCCGACAAAGCTCCTCACCGTGACCCCCACGCTCTTGTCCTACTTCGGCGCCTCCTCCCTCGACGAGCTGCGGGCCCAACTCGGCCCGGCTCCTTCCCCCGACTAACGCCTTCCTAACGGTCGAAGATCCTCATCCCGTGCCACGCAGGGCGAGTTCACCCCTCTTGACCTGCAGGAGTGTGGGGATATATTGGAATACGTCCGGAGGGGCGTATGGGAGTCCTCACCGTGATCTCAGGTTTGCTCTTGGTTCCCGCGCTTCCCGGGTACACCGCATCGATCGAGGCTTCGCCTGCTACAACCATCACTCCGGCCGAGCTCACCCGGGGGCGATGGGGCGCCCTCTTCGTGGTAGTCCCTGGTTGCCCGGCGTGTGTGGAGGCCGTGGCCTGGTTGGGAGAAGCCCAACGGGTGTTTCCTGATCTCGATCTCCTCCTCGTGGGTCCGTGGCGCACCGAGGGACTCGAGGCCCTCTCCTCTGAGGCTGGACTGGCGTTGCTGGTGGACGAGGGTGGGCGGGTGGGGGTGGCGTGGGGCGTGCGGCGGGCCCCCGCCCTGGTGCTCCTCCTCGACGGCCGGCCCCAAGGCAGACTCGATTGGCCGTTCACCGAAGACGAGATTGTGCGAGGTCTTGAGGTGCTGGCGGCCGCGCCGCGGGAGGGGCCATGGCAGTTTCTCGGAGCCGCGGTCCCGTCGGGCGAGGCGCGGATGCTCGCGGGCGACCCCGTCAACCTGGACGAACTCCCGCGACCCCTGCTCGTTCTGTTCTTCAACCCGGACTGCCCGCCCTGCTGGGATGCGCTGCCGGGGCTTACCGAGCTGGGCGAGGGCGGAACCGATGAGTGAGAACCTGTGAGGAGGTGCGTGATGCGAGCGCCGTTGTGGGTGTTGGCGGTGGTGCTGGTCCTCGGGGTCGTTGGTCTGGCGGGTGACGGGAGCGTGCCGTGGCCGGGCACTGCAGGCGGAGGGAAGGGGGCATTCCAGCCCACCTCAAACATAGAACCGATAGGGCCGATCGAGACTCCCCTGTGGTGGAACTTCGGCTGCTCCTGGCAGTGGCTT from Candidatus Bipolaricaulis anaerobius harbors:
- a CDS encoding TlpA family protein disulfide reductase, with the protein product MFPDLDLLLVGPWRTEGLEALSSEAGLALLVDEGGRVGVAWGVRRAPALVLLLDGRPQGRLDWPFTEDEIVRGLEVLAAAPREGPWQFLGAAVPSGEARMLAGDPVNLDELPRPLLVLFFNPDCPPCWDALPGLTELGEGGTDE
- the scpB gene encoding SMC-Scp complex subunit ScpB, with translation MEAKALVEAALFVADRPLSLARLAEALRLSEEAVGRLIQTLADEYAAPDRGMELGHEGGGYVLRVKGELASIVRPFAPHQDIPEQTLRTLAVIAYHAPVLQSQVVKMRGQRAYGHIGELVARGFVEARDQGPTKLLTVTPTLLSYFGASSLDELRAQLGPAPSPD